A single region of the Actinomycetota bacterium genome encodes:
- a CDS encoding alkaline phosphatase family protein, whose amino-acid sequence MRFPDYQGGGLVNLVAEVERRLTGTAPSPGLSQHLASTFPEAQSYILVLFDGLGDLQLEHPDAKALLASRVGALDASFSTQTTVNTSTLATGLPPSQHGLIAYQLRLDTSVLNTIYWYLDDGKACDADPATFLPVPNLAERLAHAGRRVVATEPEAFLESPLDRMLYRGSTVVGVADAGVDTALDAVQTPGTLALVYLPHVDAAGHTAGQGSDLYAEAVRHVSEVWSEIIARLPRGVAAVGTADHGHVDIADDHRIDLPQLDDLILYGDNRVVYVSGPASAGADLARSLPATWVPVSRLEGIWGPEPYHPRFAERLPDGLLIADDGYALVPYGTVDTMVGHHGGVTEAELRIPLLIAS is encoded by the coding sequence ATGCGATTCCCCGATTATCAGGGCGGCGGGCTCGTCAACCTCGTCGCCGAAGTCGAGCGAAGGCTCACCGGTACCGCGCCTTCACCCGGGCTGTCCCAACACCTCGCCTCCACCTTCCCCGAGGCGCAGAGCTACATACTCGTGCTGTTCGACGGGCTCGGAGACCTTCAGCTCGAACATCCCGACGCCAAGGCACTTCTCGCATCGCGAGTCGGAGCTCTGGACGCCTCCTTCTCCACCCAGACAACCGTGAACACGTCCACGCTCGCCACCGGACTTCCACCTTCACAACACGGACTGATCGCATACCAGCTCCGCCTGGACACGTCCGTGCTGAACACCATCTACTGGTATCTGGATGACGGGAAGGCCTGCGACGCCGATCCGGCGACCTTTCTCCCTGTCCCGAATCTGGCCGAGCGGCTTGCACACGCCGGGCGCCGGGTAGTGGCAACCGAACCCGAGGCGTTCCTCGAAAGCCCTCTCGATCGTATGCTCTACCGCGGATCCACGGTGGTGGGAGTTGCAGACGCGGGTGTTGACACGGCCCTGGATGCCGTGCAGACACCCGGCACGCTGGCACTCGTCTACCTGCCACACGTGGATGCCGCCGGACACACGGCTGGACAAGGCTCGGATCTGTATGCGGAAGCCGTTCGCCATGTCTCCGAGGTCTGGAGCGAGATCATCGCCCGGCTTCCTCGAGGAGTTGCAGCCGTCGGAACGGCCGATCACGGACATGTCGACATCGCCGACGACCATCGCATCGACCTCCCGCAGCTCGATGACCTGATCCTGTACGGCGACAACCGCGTGGTCTACGTCTCGGGCCCGGCGTCGGCAGGGGCGGACCTTGCTCGATCCCTCCCTGCCACATGGGTCCCCGTCTCGCGGCTCGAAGGGATCTGGGGTCCTGAGCCCTACCATCCCCGATTCGCCGAACGGCTACCGGATGGCCTCCTGATCGCCGACGACGGATACGCTCTGGTTCCTTATGGAACTGTCGACACGATGGTCGGCCACCACGGTGGAGTCACGGAGGCAGAGCTGAGGATTCCGCTGCTCATCGCTTCGTGA
- a CDS encoding dipeptidase has protein sequence MAYEKLRAAVDQQFNTIRQGLEDLTTVPSVSAPGFDPGNVRISAEVVAGLLRDAGFPDVRLLESEGAHPAVFAHYPAPAGAPTVLLYAHHDVQPPGDECGWTSPPFEPVERDGRIYGRGIADDKSGVLMHVGAMLAHQGKPPVGVKVIIEGEEEIGSLHLEDFLHEYQQLFSADVIVIGDSGNWKVGVPALTTSLRGLVDCVIEIRTADHALHSGEFGGPIPDALTVLVRTLATLHDEQGNVAIPDLVSSDTADPLDLTEVEFRAQAGVVDGLELIGEGSITSRLWTMPAISVLAIDAPSVDEAINALVPVARAKVSMRLAPGQSPSHAMKALVDYLESHVPWGARVTVTPGASGEAFALATEGPHFDIYRAAMREAWGTEPVNMGVGGSIPFVAAFSESFPEATIVLTGAQEPESRIHAPDESLDLGELRRSVLAEAIVLELLATQ, from the coding sequence ATGGCATACGAGAAACTCCGTGCAGCAGTCGATCAGCAGTTCAACACGATCCGTCAGGGCCTCGAAGACCTCACCACCGTCCCCTCCGTGAGTGCACCAGGTTTCGATCCGGGCAACGTTCGCATCTCGGCCGAAGTCGTCGCCGGTCTCCTTCGGGACGCGGGGTTTCCCGACGTGCGGCTTCTGGAGTCCGAGGGCGCTCATCCTGCCGTCTTCGCCCACTACCCCGCCCCGGCGGGAGCACCCACCGTGCTGCTGTATGCCCACCATGACGTGCAGCCGCCCGGAGACGAATGCGGGTGGACGTCTCCTCCGTTCGAGCCCGTCGAGCGTGATGGTCGTATCTACGGCCGCGGTATCGCAGATGACAAGTCGGGTGTGCTCATGCATGTGGGAGCGATGCTCGCCCATCAGGGGAAGCCGCCGGTTGGAGTCAAAGTGATCATCGAGGGCGAAGAGGAGATCGGCTCGCTACATCTCGAGGATTTCCTGCACGAATACCAACAACTGTTCAGCGCCGATGTGATCGTGATCGGGGACTCGGGAAACTGGAAGGTCGGTGTGCCGGCCCTCACCACTTCGCTTCGCGGCCTTGTCGATTGTGTGATCGAGATACGCACGGCCGATCATGCGCTGCACAGTGGAGAGTTCGGCGGACCGATCCCCGACGCTCTCACCGTTCTCGTCCGTACGCTTGCCACGTTGCATGACGAGCAAGGGAACGTCGCCATCCCGGACCTCGTATCGTCTGATACCGCCGATCCGCTCGATCTCACCGAAGTCGAGTTTCGCGCGCAGGCCGGCGTCGTCGATGGTCTCGAGTTGATCGGAGAGGGCAGCATCACCTCGCGACTGTGGACCATGCCGGCGATCTCCGTCCTCGCCATCGACGCTCCGTCCGTGGACGAGGCGATCAACGCTCTCGTTCCGGTCGCACGAGCGAAGGTGAGCATGCGCCTCGCTCCAGGCCAGAGCCCGTCCCACGCCATGAAGGCACTGGTCGATTATCTGGAATCGCACGTACCGTGGGGCGCCCGGGTAACCGTCACTCCGGGCGCTTCAGGCGAGGCATTCGCTCTCGCAACGGAGGGTCCCCACTTCGACATATACCGTGCTGCCATGCGTGAGGCCTGGGGCACCGAACCGGTGAACATGGGTGTCGGCGGCTCGATTCCGTTCGTCGCAGCGTTCTCGGAGAGCTTTCCCGAAGCAACGATCGTGCTCACCGGCGCACAGGAGCCCGAAAGTCGGATCCATGCGCCAGACGAGAGCCTCGATCTCGGAGAACTCCGCCGATCGGTCCTGGCCGAAGCCATCGTCCTGGAACTGCTCGCGACGCAGTGA
- a CDS encoding tRNA (cytidine(34)-2'-O)-methyltransferase — protein MLDVILFHPEIPPNTGNLMRLSANTGIHLHLVEPLGFTLDERRLRRAGLDYREWASVDVHESLEAYLAAAEPHRLLAYSGVGKLRYTDVVYRSDDALLFGPESVGLPEDVLDQADEVLRIPMLPDRRSLNLANAVSVVVYEAWRQGGFAGSV, from the coding sequence ATGCTCGACGTGATCCTTTTCCATCCTGAGATTCCACCGAACACCGGCAATCTGATGCGTCTGAGCGCCAACACGGGGATTCACCTGCATCTGGTCGAGCCACTCGGGTTCACCCTCGACGAGCGGCGTCTACGCAGGGCGGGGCTCGACTATCGGGAATGGGCCAGCGTCGATGTTCACGAGAGCCTGGAAGCGTATCTTGCCGCCGCCGAGCCGCACCGCCTGCTCGCCTACTCGGGCGTAGGGAAGCTTCGATACACCGATGTGGTCTACCGGAGTGATGACGCGCTGCTGTTCGGACCCGAGTCGGTCGGACTTCCCGAGGACGTGCTCGATCAGGCGGACGAGGTGCTGCGGATCCCGATGCTGCCCGACCGCAGAAGTCTCAATCTCGCGAACGCCGTGTCTGTCGTCGTGTACGAAGCATGGCGTCAGGGCGGGTTCGCGGGCTCGGTGTAA
- the nucS gene encoding endonuclease NucS → MRLVIARCSVDYEGRLTAHLPSATRLVMVKADGCVAVHADGGAYKPLNWMNAPNFIQETDGIWTVTNPKGERLVITFEEIFSDQDFEMGTDPGLEKDGVERHLQVLLAERPGVLEEGLVLIRREYPTDIGPVDLLCSDREGNAVAVEIKRRGEIDGVEQLVRYVERLRRDKRLGEVRGIFAAQIVKPQAKVLAEARGIVTVELDYDELRGLESDRPTLF, encoded by the coding sequence ATGCGACTGGTGATCGCACGGTGCAGCGTCGACTATGAGGGACGGCTCACCGCCCACCTTCCCTCAGCGACTCGACTCGTCATGGTCAAGGCCGACGGGTGTGTCGCCGTTCATGCCGACGGCGGCGCCTACAAGCCGCTCAACTGGATGAATGCTCCCAACTTCATTCAAGAGACAGACGGCATCTGGACGGTCACCAACCCGAAGGGGGAACGTCTCGTCATCACGTTCGAGGAGATCTTCTCCGACCAAGACTTCGAGATGGGGACGGACCCCGGCCTGGAGAAGGACGGTGTGGAGCGTCACCTTCAGGTCTTGCTTGCAGAGCGCCCAGGGGTTCTGGAGGAGGGACTGGTGTTGATCCGTCGGGAGTACCCGACCGACATCGGGCCCGTCGACCTGCTGTGTTCCGATCGAGAGGGGAACGCGGTAGCGGTGGAGATCAAACGGAGAGGCGAGATCGACGGGGTCGAGCAACTCGTTCGCTACGTGGAGCGCCTCCGCCGTGACAAGCGACTCGGGGAAGTCCGGGGAATCTTTGCGGCGCAGATCGTCAAGCCGCAGGCAAAGGTACTGGCCGAGGCGAGGGGGATCGTGACCGTCGAACTCGACTACGACGAACTGCGCGGGCTCGAATCGGATCGGCCAACACTGTTCTGA
- a CDS encoding nitroreductase family deazaflavin-dependent oxidoreductase translates to MRDRTAKYLSAFHAAAFHVTRGRMGRRLVQNDILLLTTSGRKSGRPHTVPLLYLRDATALVVIASWGGRPTNPDWYENLMTSPHATVELPGGQTLDVSARTATPEERASWWPRITDAYAGYIAYQSRTDREIPVVFLTPTT, encoded by the coding sequence ATGCGCGACCGAACCGCCAAATACCTCTCCGCCTTTCACGCCGCCGCATTTCACGTCACGCGAGGACGGATGGGACGCAGGCTCGTACAAAACGACATCCTGCTGCTCACGACCAGCGGCCGGAAGAGCGGCCGTCCACACACCGTACCGCTCCTGTATCTGCGCGACGCCACAGCGCTCGTCGTCATCGCTTCGTGGGGTGGACGCCCCACCAATCCTGACTGGTACGAGAATCTCATGACTTCTCCCCACGCGACGGTCGAGCTTCCCGGAGGGCAGACCCTCGACGTGTCGGCACGCACGGCAACACCCGAGGAGCGAGCTTCGTGGTGGCCGAGGATCACCGACGCCTACGCCGGATACATCGCCTACCAGTCCCGGACGGACCGAGAGATACCGGTGGTGTTCCTCACCCCGACGACGTAG
- a CDS encoding NAD(P)H-hydrate epimerase: MLPEVDLRTVPALTEAQMREVDRVMIEDLGIVLVQMMENAGRNLAELAIERFRPGTVTVLAGTGGNGGGGLVAARHLANRGSKVGVVTATAPDRLGEVPRIQFEILRKMGVRFEADPPDADLVIDALIGYSLRGDPRGRTAELIRWAKGRPVLSLDTPSGLNVTSGEAGDPCIDATATLALALPKVGLLGASQVGELYVADISVPPSVYAAMGLRVPVLFREGTIVRLHKSAG; encoded by the coding sequence ATGCTTCCGGAAGTTGATCTACGGACGGTCCCTGCACTCACCGAGGCCCAGATGAGAGAGGTCGACCGTGTGATGATCGAGGACCTCGGGATCGTTCTCGTCCAGATGATGGAGAACGCGGGGAGGAACCTCGCCGAGCTCGCCATCGAAAGATTCCGGCCCGGCACGGTGACCGTGCTGGCAGGGACGGGAGGAAACGGGGGCGGCGGTCTCGTGGCGGCGCGCCATCTGGCCAATCGGGGGAGCAAGGTCGGTGTGGTGACAGCGACGGCGCCGGACCGCCTTGGCGAGGTGCCGAGGATCCAGTTTGAGATCTTGCGGAAAATGGGTGTGAGATTCGAAGCCGACCCGCCCGACGCCGATCTCGTTATCGACGCCCTGATCGGATATAGCCTCCGGGGCGATCCGAGGGGCAGAACCGCCGAGCTGATTCGGTGGGCGAAGGGACGGCCGGTGCTCTCGCTGGACACGCCGAGTGGGTTGAACGTGACGAGTGGCGAAGCAGGCGATCCGTGTATCGACGCGACCGCCACCCTGGCACTGGCGCTCCCGAAGGTCGGGTTGCTCGGTGCATCTCAGGTGGGTGAACTCTACGTCGCCGACATTTCGGTTCCGCCGAGTGTGTACGCGGCGATGGGCCTTCGGGTGCCTGTGCTGTTCCGTGAGGGAACGATCGTCCGGCTCCACAAGTCTGCCGGGTGA
- a CDS encoding ATP-binding cassette domain-containing protein, with protein sequence MPSVTVDNLSKTFKVPVREEGFLNSLHSLFRREYRQVEAVRSVTFDLERGEVVGFLGPNGAGKTTTLKMLSGLLYPTAGHAHVIGFDPSRRDPEFLTQVALIMGNRNSLQWDLPVADSLDVRKAIYRIPTADYRHRRERFTELLDVGDLLTKPVRNLSLGERMKVEILAALLPAPSVLFLDEPTLGLDLAMQRRIREFVAEYAAEEGASILLTSHYMADVTALCERVIVIHRGSLLFDGDLAELSRRFGAEKTITVTVGGDLPEMSAYGTVRETSPGEAVLSVPRSEVASTAARLLADLDVLDLAIEEPPIEDVIEQTFAAGDAAASRQEES encoded by the coding sequence GTGCCTTCGGTGACCGTCGACAACCTGAGCAAGACGTTCAAGGTGCCGGTGCGCGAGGAAGGGTTCCTCAACTCGCTCCATTCACTGTTCCGTCGTGAGTACCGCCAGGTCGAGGCGGTCCGGTCGGTGACGTTCGACCTCGAACGAGGCGAGGTCGTCGGCTTCCTGGGACCCAACGGTGCCGGGAAGACGACCACGTTGAAAATGCTGTCGGGACTCCTCTACCCGACCGCCGGCCACGCCCACGTGATCGGCTTCGACCCGTCCCGACGCGACCCCGAATTCCTCACCCAGGTGGCACTCATCATGGGGAACCGCAACTCCCTCCAGTGGGACCTTCCGGTGGCCGACTCCCTCGACGTCCGCAAGGCCATCTACCGGATCCCGACCGCCGACTACCGCCATCGGCGGGAGCGGTTCACCGAGCTGCTGGACGTCGGCGACCTCCTCACCAAACCGGTCCGCAATCTCTCCCTGGGCGAGCGGATGAAGGTGGAGATTCTCGCCGCCCTCCTGCCCGCCCCATCCGTGCTCTTCCTCGACGAACCCACCCTAGGCCTCGACCTTGCCATGCAGAGGAGGATCCGCGAGTTCGTTGCCGAGTACGCCGCCGAGGAGGGGGCGAGCATCCTGCTCACCAGTCACTACATGGCCGACGTCACCGCCCTCTGCGAGCGGGTGATCGTCATCCACCGCGGCTCCCTGCTGTTCGACGGCGACCTCGCCGAACTCTCCCGACGGTTCGGCGCCGAGAAGACGATCACCGTGACCGTCGGCGGTGACCTGCCCGAGATGAGCGCCTACGGAACCGTGCGCGAGACCTCCCCCGGCGAAGCCGTACTGTCGGTTCCTCGCTCCGAGGTGGCGTCGACGGCGGCCCGTCTCCTCGCCGACCTCGACGTGCTGGACCTCGCCATCGAGGAACCGCCCATCGAGGACGTGATCGAGCAGACCTTCGCCGCCGGCGATGCCGCCGCAAGCCGGCAGGAGGAGTCGTGA
- a CDS encoding ABC transporter permease — protein sequence MRNLLPVYAIEARLSMQRQLQYRGAAFVSILGFLVEPIVYLIVWRTVTSQTGAINGYGVTEFTSYYIVWTLVRVFNLALAPGAWDWWVRSGRIANDLLHPVDPYHRNLAGMAGAKIVWIAAWVPVALFLGILFHPSLSPTPLQIVTFFAAAWIGYVIRFNILWVLGLVSFWTTRAEALVEVVIALELLLSGRLVPMAVMPEWVQRISAWMPFKWTFQFPIEVLIGQVPTAEIWRGLGMQLVWVAIGGAAILLVWRRALRRFTAVGT from the coding sequence GTGAGGAACCTCCTCCCTGTGTACGCGATCGAGGCGCGCCTCTCGATGCAGCGACAGTTACAGTACCGGGGCGCCGCGTTCGTGAGCATCCTCGGTTTCCTGGTCGAGCCGATCGTGTACCTCATCGTCTGGCGGACCGTCACCAGCCAAACCGGAGCGATCAACGGCTACGGCGTCACCGAGTTCACCTCCTACTACATCGTCTGGACCCTTGTTCGCGTGTTCAACCTTGCCCTCGCCCCCGGGGCGTGGGACTGGTGGGTACGGTCCGGAAGAATCGCCAACGACCTCCTCCACCCGGTGGACCCCTACCACCGCAACCTGGCGGGCATGGCCGGGGCCAAGATCGTATGGATCGCCGCCTGGGTGCCGGTGGCGCTCTTCCTCGGTATCCTCTTCCACCCCAGCCTCTCACCCACCCCCCTGCAGATCGTCACCTTCTTCGCCGCCGCCTGGATCGGCTACGTCATCCGCTTCAACATCCTTTGGGTGTTGGGCCTCGTCAGCTTCTGGACCACTCGCGCCGAGGCGCTCGTGGAGGTGGTGATCGCCCTGGAGCTGCTGCTGTCCGGCCGACTCGTACCGATGGCGGTCATGCCCGAGTGGGTACAGCGGATCTCGGCGTGGATGCCCTTCAAGTGGACGTTCCAGTTCCCTATCGAGGTACTCATCGGGCAGGTCCCAACCGCCGAGATCTGGCGGGGACTGGGGATGCAACTGGTGTGGGTGGCCATAGGCGGCGCGGCGATCCTCCTCGTGTGGCGGCGGGCGCTGCGCCGATTCACAGCGGTGGGAACATGA
- a CDS encoding ABC transporter permease, with product MSRLRHSLRITLIHWRLGVQYEVQYRLNFALQLVRSAVRLVTGVVAIQIVFSYTTSLDGWQEPELLAVLGVHILLGGVMATFVLPNMYRFRYEVHQGELDYALIRPVDSQLFVSTRQISFWNTVDIAVGVVVLSWALTGLTGRIGVEQVLLFAIGLLCGAAILYGVWMAFTTTVFWLIDLQDMDSIITGLYEAGRWPIRIYPLWLQGTLTAVVPLGVAITVPAEALTGRLTLSAMAVLVVVAVLAVAGSRALWLYGVRNYSGASA from the coding sequence ATGAGCCGGCTGCGTCACTCCCTCCGGATCACACTGATTCACTGGCGCCTCGGCGTCCAGTACGAAGTGCAGTACCGGCTGAACTTCGCTCTTCAACTCGTCCGGTCGGCCGTTCGACTCGTCACCGGAGTGGTGGCCATCCAGATCGTGTTCAGCTACACGACGAGCCTGGACGGGTGGCAGGAACCGGAGCTGTTGGCGGTGCTCGGTGTCCACATTCTCCTGGGTGGCGTCATGGCGACCTTCGTCCTCCCGAACATGTACCGGTTCCGATACGAGGTGCACCAGGGTGAGCTCGACTACGCGCTGATCCGCCCGGTGGACTCCCAGCTCTTCGTGTCGACGCGTCAGATCTCGTTCTGGAACACGGTGGATATCGCCGTCGGCGTGGTGGTGCTCTCCTGGGCGCTCACCGGGCTCACGGGGCGCATCGGGGTCGAACAGGTGCTCCTGTTCGCCATCGGCCTGCTGTGCGGCGCGGCGATCCTGTATGGGGTGTGGATGGCGTTCACCACCACGGTCTTCTGGCTGATCGACCTACAGGACATGGACTCGATCATCACCGGGCTGTACGAAGCGGGACGCTGGCCGATCCGCATCTACCCGCTGTGGCTGCAAGGGACCTTGACGGCAGTGGTGCCCCTCGGCGTGGCGATCACCGTCCCCGCCGAGGCGCTCACCGGCCGGCTCACCCTATCGGCGATGGCCGTCCTGGTTGTCGTGGCCGTACTCGCCGTTGCGGGCAGCCGGGCCCTGTGGCTGTACGGAGTCCGCAACTACTCGGGTGCCTCCGCCTGA
- a CDS encoding helix-turn-helix domain-containing protein, whose translation MEDVYLINDLETLRTIGNPTRMAILELLYQPRSVTDIARRLGVPRTRLYHHINLLEEKGIIRVTETRKAGPMTERIYEASAKYYRPGPDLLASGTLQERAQAVVSTVLDTTRADLYRSILDGVVSLDRRDTQRHLSLGRVVGRISKARFEEFVTRLEDLSRDFEDEDGDGEPFAFTWVLYPTARDVS comes from the coding sequence ATGGAAGACGTCTACCTCATCAACGACCTCGAGACGTTGCGCACCATCGGGAACCCGACGCGCATGGCCATCCTCGAGTTGCTGTACCAACCCCGGTCGGTCACCGACATCGCCAGACGCCTCGGCGTGCCTCGAACGCGCCTCTATCACCACATCAACCTGCTCGAGGAGAAAGGGATCATCCGGGTGACCGAAACCCGCAAGGCCGGCCCGATGACGGAACGTATCTACGAGGCAAGCGCGAAGTACTACCGCCCCGGCCCGGATCTCCTCGCCTCAGGAACGCTGCAGGAACGAGCCCAAGCAGTCGTTTCCACGGTCCTCGACACGACCAGGGCAGACCTGTACCGCTCGATTCTGGACGGCGTCGTTTCGCTCGACCGCCGTGACACTCAACGCCATCTGAGCCTTGGACGCGTCGTGGGCAGAATCTCCAAGGCACGGTTCGAGGAGTTCGTCACCCGCCTCGAAGACCTCTCTCGGGATTTCGAGGATGAAGACGGGGACGGCGAGCCGTTTGCCTTCACGTGGGTGCTCTACCCCACTGCACGAGATGTGTCTTGA